ctcgatagttttcacaccatcaggtggatcgaccaagttccaaacttggttttctcgcatggattctaactcggatctcatggctccaagccatttttcggagtctggtcccaccattgcttccgagtaagtcttaggttcatcattgtccaacaataatatgtcgcgctgccccgtggttaggaacataaaccgctcgggtgcacgactgaacctttccgaccgacgtggggctggtgtctcgacaacaggttctgcaacatcttgcataccgagttgtggttcaataggagttgaaacactttcaagtggttcccgaatttcttcgagttgcaccgtactcccactaactctcttcgcgagaaactctttctcaagaaagacaccattccgggcgacaaacactttgccttcttcccggttatagaaataatatcctttggtttccctaggatatcccacaaagaagcatttatcagatttgggagtgagcttatcagacgacaaacgttttacataagcctcacaaccccatatcttaaggaaagacaatccgggacgcttcccggtccatatctcatatggtgtcctctctacagccttagatggaaccctgtttaacgtgaaagcagcagtttctagagcgtatccccagaaggacaatggaagatcagattggctcatcatcgaccggaccatgtctaacaaggttcggttcctccgctcggacaccccgttccattgtggcgtacccggtggagtcaattgtggaacgattccacattgccttagatgatcaccaaattcatggctcaaatattcacctccacgatctgatcgcagaaatttaattgtcttgcctatatgattttgtacttcattctggaactccttgaacttttcaaaggattcagacttgtgcctcattaggtagatgtaaccatatctactaaagtcatcggtgaaagtaatgaaatactgaaaaccacctctagctgtagaactcatcggtccacatacatctgtatgtactagggccaataattcatttgtcctctcacttcgaccagtgaaaggcgtcttagtcatcttgccaagtaaacaagactcgcatgtatcaaatgattcgaaatcaaatgaatgtagaagaccatctttatggagcttctgcatacgcttctcatttatatgacctaatcgacaatgccaaacaaaagtgggattcaaatcattaagccgaggcttctttgtatcaatgttatagatagttatatcctcaagatccaatagatataatccatttactaatggacaattaccatagagcataccattcaaaaatatcgaacaacacttgttctttattatgaattcataaccgtcttcttccaaacatgaagaagagataatgtttttgcccaaggcaggaatataataacaattatttaattccaaaactaatcctgagggtagcgataaggagtaaacgccaacggccaacgcagcaacttttgcaccattgccgacgcgagcatccagttcgcctcttgcacacttcctagtccttttcagtccctgcaacgatttgcaagtatgaatcattgatccggtatcaaatacccatgaatcatcaggacgagtagcaagattaatttcaataacatttatacctgaagatgaagtcttacttcccttcttctttttgagttcttccaagtacaatttgcagttcctccgccaatgaccagtcttatggcagtggtggcaagagtcagaagcggcagggccagccttgggctttccaacaggtttaggcttagaactcgagatctcatccgaagttttagccttgtccttgcgctttctcttcttgctatccttttgaaccatcatcacatgactagagctcttcttaatgctttcctcagcagtttttagcatcccatgcaattcagccatgcttttctccatgctgttcatatgaaagttcaaaatgaacggctcgaagctcgcagggagcgactggagaattacatccgtagccaactcagggctaaggggaaaaccaagtttttccaggctttcaatgtaaccaatcattttgatcacatgaggactgactggactgccttctgttaacctgcacgcaaacaaggactttgaggtgttgtacctctcggcccgagcttggttctcaaacatgcctcggagtcccacaatcatatcatgggcatccctgttctcatattgcttctgaagctcagaggacatacaggcaagcatgaggcagctaacatccagtgaatcgttggtgtgcttctcataagccctccgatccgcggcaggagcattatcagctggttcatcaggataggggacctctagaacatattcctttttctcttgtttgagaacaattctcagatttctataccaatcaataaagtttgttccagaaagcttctctttttcaagaatcgatcgcaaattaaaactggaagtgttactagcggccggtgccatgatctacaacagaaaatgcaggttcagcactatgcctatgtgaatcttctattaaacaatttaacaaaagatactccactatatgtgttttccttctaacaacatatagaggatcaagatccatattcaactaagttctagtgagctttggcatcactgctagaaacttagtgacataggtaagcaacgccttgctaatcacatccctatgtgactcttgtttgctgggtggcatcgaatgccccggcgcccaacatcatgccccaaagcccaaaaccgttttgatagctttatcaagtaaaccaatactatgcgtgtggatgtccgacatccactctaactggttaagataaatgatggcaccctgctttggcagacctaccacacaatgatcaaaacctttgtaggtgcagctattggaagggcatcaattactcttgatttttctgagggaaactactctatcatgaaaatcatatccaccacatataaaacatgaaagaatagtatgacaggaacataaaaacatcacaggcaatcatattaactgtgacatagtatggccccttcacatggtgatcttcatcgccacggttcctgtcctccgggtcatcatgcttcaaatctccatgatcttgttctagtctattacacctaatagcactagataaattacatgagaagaagcatcacaagtcgacacgcaggccgttatacaataacatgacagccttgggctgcaattaaccatgacacgcaggccatgaaaaattacacacatgcatcacatatcacaaggccataccagtcacaacattctctgcaaaaacgagttaagcgtagaatcgaattctaatgtcgtgatgggatcatgttattacaaaaatctatgcgtgtacgcaacggcggtcccgctatgaaaatctcatcggatcgatcgtatcgagccaattccgagccattcataatgcctcaatttccattagatcaatcccattgatcatcgcgtgaggtttttccagaaacgatgacagcacacacgacctcgatctgctgttctcccgaccatgtcgcgatgcacgcagttagccccgatggtgattccagccggtaggggcaagtcgcacgcaaaaacaggtgggagatcgagctaatctttttggctatgtggtttcatcgactggcatctcatccgatctctaattcacctaaccaaccgtgcattgatcaatccatcatatgaactgatcaaaaacaatagatctaatctatttctatcacatatcttctatatgtgactgatccagatcgaaaactacgcaggatggctctgataccactgaagggttgcgggtaggctacgctagcacaaaataaattttctctaccgcattcaaccaggaagccatgcgagtaggggatcatgaatcgttaccacttgacgagcagtgcagcggaagaagagttggagcagaccaatccaacgtcgtgcgcgtcaagtagtcgatcgtcaacctcgtcccgagcacgtcccgagcaccttccgagtactcgcgggtacgtcccgagtactcccgagcagatcagcaccgcaacagtagcagcgcctccacggtatccacacgtacaaggatggaatcgccgtgcgccggtgtgctagcactgcgcgcccggctagggtttcgaagggagttcgggaataggaggcggctagggtttctgaagaacaccttgcgccttggcccctgcctattcttatatagagcacgctaatgggcttttaatcaacattaaagcccattatgactctaaaccctaatggtcctttaatcaatattaaagcccattagcagatccaatccgcaaactcaatcgcctctagggcatatcaccaacaatatatacaatttttgtttgttgttaaatattttgactatcttcgctccctacaCAGGTGCTCCCCTCGGACACTGCGTAGGTAGCCGAAGACAAtgttcccatcactatgatgcgggacaattttttcatgtcttggtcttgctgggactccTTCCGATGCCACCATCCAGCTATCGATTTCGAGAGGTACTAGAGGGCGAAGTGTAGGGCTTTATGACGTGATGAATGCCAAATCCAAAGCGTTTTGGAAGTCTTTTAGCCCTTCGGTTTTAGATACCCGTAGGGCTGAGTGTGAGTCCCGTCGGATTGCATGCGGAGACGTTGAGCCTCCGCATATTCTCGTCGACCGAAGCTTGAGCCAGAAGACGATAATGGTAGGTTCTTGCCCCGccagtttcaattttgttaccATTGAGGGCCTTCTACACAAATAGTGCAACATATCGAAGGTGGGAGCACTTCGCTTGTATCTTCGTCTACCACCTGCCTTTTCATGccagtcaaggcatagcctttcaatttggctttagccaatggtataaggattttgttgatcctgatgttgatgattttacGGAATAAAGGATGTTGAGACGATTATTATGTTTTGTTATTATATTGTGCTTATCGAGTTGGGTCTTTAGAAGCACTGTGCGCGAAGTGTGATCTTGACAACGCCGTCCCCCCTGACATTAAAgtcgtagggaccttcggcagcaacgtaCGCGAATCATCATTCGGAAAACACCGCCCCCCCAACTTTGAATccatagggaccttcggcagtaACACAAGCGAAGCATCATTCgaagaaccccccccccccgcgacTTTCAAGCTGTAGGGACCTTCAGTAGTAACGCCAGCGAAGCATCATTCAGAGAACGCTGTCCCCCAAGCACCCCCCTCGACCTTGAAGCCGTAGGGTCCTTCGGTAGTAGGGACTTTGCTCTTAATTGCCCAGTAGTGCATAAATTGGTTTTGCATTGTAATTGCtgcttttcttccgaaggtttgtttctccttcgatGTGGGGGGTAGGCACttttagcccccgacttagccgagaggtgcgtcgccttctttgaggtcgatCAGCACTTCggctgtctttttttttcttctgaaggtttgtttctccttcggtgcggggacaggcactcttagcccccaacttagccgagaggtgcgctaccttctttgaggtcgagcagtACTTTGgctttttttcttccgaaggtttgtttctccttcggtgcgggggtaggcactcttagcccctgacttagcTGAGAGCTGCgctgccttctttgaggtcgagtagcacttcaacttttttttcttccgaaggtttgtttctccttcggtgcgggggcaggaaCTCTAAGTCCCCAACTTAGCCGAGTGGTGTGCCGCCTTCTTTGATGTCGAGCAGCATTTcggcttttttttcttccaaaggtttgtttctccttcggtgcaggggcaggcactcttagcccccaacttagccaagaggtgcgccgccttctttgaggtcgagcagcactttggcttttttttccttctgaatgtttgtttctccttcCCTACGGGAGCAGGCACCCTTAGCCCCCAACTTAGCTGAGAGGTgtgccgccttctttgaggttgaGTAGCACTTCGGCTTGTTTCTTTCATCCC
This genomic window from Phragmites australis chromosome 7, lpPhrAust1.1, whole genome shotgun sequence contains:
- the LOC133923456 gene encoding uncharacterized protein LOC133923456, with the protein product MIGYIESLEKLGFPLSPELATDVILQSLPASFEPFILNFHMNSMEKSMAELHGMLKTAEESIKKSSSHVMMVQKDSKKRKRKDKAKTSDEISSSKPKPVGKPKAGPAASDSCHHCHKTGHWRRNCKLYLEELKKKKGSKTSSSGTEKD